One Luoshenia tenuis DNA window includes the following coding sequences:
- a CDS encoding helix-turn-helix domain-containing protein has translation MNTKEAVARRIIELCIEKQLAINALGYLAGMPPSTIYSMLGRKSQNPGIVTIKKICDGLDISLRFFFDSPLFENLEQEIR, from the coding sequence ATGAACACGAAAGAGGCTGTCGCACGGCGCATCATCGAGCTGTGCATTGAAAAACAGCTGGCTATAAACGCCTTAGGCTACCTAGCAGGTATGCCGCCATCAACCATATACAGCATGCTCGGCCGCAAGAGCCAGAACCCTGGCATCGTCACCATCAAAAAGATTTGCGACGGGCTGGACATCAGCCTGCGCTTCTTTTTTGATTCGCCCCTGTTTGAAAACCTGGAGCAGGAGATCCGTTAA
- a CDS encoding UvrD-helicase domain-containing protein: MMPNWTPHQHTAIYDRGKSLLVSAAAGSGKTAVLVERIISLIREGEDLEHMLVVTFTNAAASEMRERVRDGLERALREEGENAHLLAQLEAIGRADISTIHRFCGELLRRYFHLVGIDPGFRILEQPEADLMAGEAVEAAFEEEYEQATTRFYNLLDSFSATGDDAPAREAVLRLYRFARSDPDPQGYLQRALENYSLKEADFAASPFGSELKSAAVEMLRGACSALWPCVEMSKAPGAPEKYAAYFETHYTLFVQTAEQLEQLDMAQGAALLAGLGFGRLPARRKGDDEALCEAIKKRRGAAQKLLAQAQKQLTPPEGGYTAGLERAGELAYELVYLTQSFAARYAQAKQERGVLDFSDLEHEALRCLRAGAAQECARQYAYIFVDEYQDSNLLQETLLSTFAREDNCFYVGDVKQSIYRFRLAEPGLFLEKYRRYAEGGPHQMRIDLNRNFRSRPEVLEAVNTVFERIMQEGPGGLNYGAAERLYPGREAVQPPIRAELHLLSPRKEMEGEPEALAEARQVQIEARAVAARVAALLGEEMPDGAGGTRRICPGDIAILLRTVHNQEKEFLDALSEAGVPAWSEGGAGLFEAPEVSAFLALLKCIDNRRQDVPLLSALRGPAGGFELEALCALRLRYPGTRYFFEACLEAANDAESGEEGQKMREFFARLDGWRARLHTMGLGDFMDYLIEDSGFMAGTLTLQDGARRLQNLRQIAGQARSYGAHMGNHLDGFLATCENLRTGGESAGAVLLPQGEQVVRVMSIHKSKGLEFPVAIVAGLGRRMNRRDTTAPLLMDRALGFGLRDYDAQKRLFGPTVIRRAIASRTGREAVREEMRVLYVAMTRARERLLLFGSTGGMEETLSRWRSAGDYAAQARQAKSLLDMVGPVALSPEGEAAFAVTCHREMEGFEVPAVAQSPLYEEPEADAAAKQVLRQLSWRYPYAQATGTPSKLTVSQVRFKEGAGEVRFAPQPRFMEGERQITPLQRGTLTHRMCQLMDLKRAHSLKDLEAQLQDFVARRFFSKEEAGAISLPWIWRFLQSDIGRRMAAAQVLHREIPFSLSIPARELFEETEHGEGVVVQGIIDACFLENGSWILLDYKTDYLPFGEMAAFKRRYGPQLDVYARALGTLTGKPVSKGYLYLLRSGDCIEMPLGTFLG, encoded by the coding sequence ATGATGCCAAACTGGACGCCGCACCAGCATACCGCGATCTACGACCGGGGGAAAAGCCTGCTGGTCTCCGCCGCTGCGGGCAGCGGAAAGACCGCCGTGCTGGTAGAGCGCATCATTTCTCTGATCCGCGAAGGAGAGGACTTAGAGCACATGCTGGTGGTGACCTTTACCAACGCCGCCGCCAGCGAGATGCGCGAGCGCGTCCGGGATGGGCTGGAGCGCGCCCTGCGCGAGGAGGGGGAAAATGCGCATCTGCTCGCCCAGCTGGAGGCCATTGGCCGGGCGGATATCTCGACCATCCACCGCTTTTGCGGCGAGCTGTTGCGGCGTTATTTCCACCTGGTGGGTATTGACCCGGGCTTTCGCATTTTAGAGCAGCCGGAGGCTGACCTGATGGCGGGCGAGGCCGTAGAGGCCGCCTTTGAGGAAGAGTATGAGCAGGCCACCACCCGGTTTTATAACCTGTTGGATTCCTTTTCCGCCACCGGAGATGACGCGCCGGCACGGGAGGCGGTGCTGCGGCTGTACCGGTTTGCCCGCAGCGACCCGGACCCACAGGGGTACCTGCAGCGGGCGCTGGAGAACTACAGCCTCAAGGAGGCGGATTTTGCCGCGTCACCCTTTGGTAGCGAGCTGAAAAGCGCGGCGGTGGAGATGCTGCGCGGCGCTTGCAGCGCGCTTTGGCCCTGCGTGGAGATGAGCAAAGCCCCCGGTGCGCCCGAGAAGTACGCGGCCTATTTTGAGACGCATTATACCTTGTTTGTCCAGACGGCAGAGCAGTTGGAGCAGCTGGATATGGCGCAGGGCGCGGCGCTTTTGGCTGGCCTTGGTTTTGGCCGGCTGCCCGCCCGGCGCAAGGGGGACGACGAGGCGCTGTGCGAGGCCATTAAAAAACGGCGGGGCGCGGCGCAAAAGTTGCTGGCCCAGGCGCAAAAACAGCTGACCCCGCCCGAGGGCGGCTATACCGCCGGGCTTGAGCGGGCTGGGGAGCTGGCTTACGAGCTGGTCTACCTGACCCAAAGCTTTGCCGCACGCTATGCGCAGGCCAAGCAGGAGCGGGGCGTGCTGGACTTTTCCGATCTGGAGCACGAGGCGCTGCGCTGCCTGCGCGCGGGCGCGGCGCAGGAATGTGCCCGACAGTACGCCTATATCTTTGTGGATGAGTATCAGGACTCCAACCTGCTGCAAGAGACGCTGCTGTCCACCTTTGCGCGGGAGGACAATTGCTTTTACGTAGGCGACGTTAAGCAGAGCATTTATCGCTTCCGCCTGGCGGAACCGGGGCTGTTTCTCGAAAAATACCGGCGTTATGCCGAGGGAGGTCCCCATCAGATGCGCATCGACCTCAACCGAAACTTCCGCTCCCGTCCCGAAGTGCTGGAAGCCGTTAACACGGTATTTGAGCGGATCATGCAGGAGGGGCCGGGGGGCCTGAACTACGGCGCGGCCGAGCGGCTATACCCCGGCCGGGAGGCGGTGCAGCCCCCGATAAGGGCGGAACTGCACCTGCTCTCCCCGCGCAAGGAGATGGAGGGCGAGCCCGAGGCCTTGGCCGAGGCGCGCCAGGTGCAAATAGAGGCCAGGGCGGTGGCCGCCCGCGTGGCGGCGCTGTTGGGTGAGGAAATGCCCGATGGCGCGGGCGGAACGCGCAGGATCTGCCCGGGGGATATCGCCATTTTGCTGCGCACGGTGCACAACCAGGAAAAGGAGTTTTTGGATGCGCTCTCCGAGGCAGGCGTCCCCGCCTGGTCAGAAGGGGGGGCGGGCTTATTTGAGGCGCCGGAGGTATCCGCCTTTTTGGCGCTGCTCAAATGCATTGACAACCGCCGCCAGGATGTGCCGCTGCTAAGCGCCCTGCGCGGGCCGGCAGGCGGCTTTGAGTTGGAGGCGCTGTGCGCGCTGCGGCTGCGCTATCCGGGTACCCGCTACTTTTTTGAAGCCTGCCTGGAGGCTGCAAATGATGCCGAAAGCGGGGAAGAAGGGCAGAAAATGCGGGAGTTTTTTGCCCGGCTGGATGGCTGGCGGGCCCGGCTGCATACCATGGGTTTAGGCGACTTTATGGATTACCTGATCGAGGATTCCGGCTTTATGGCGGGCACGCTCACGTTGCAGGACGGGGCGCGCAGGCTGCAAAACCTGCGCCAGATCGCCGGGCAGGCCCGCAGCTATGGCGCGCATATGGGCAACCACCTGGATGGATTTCTCGCCACCTGTGAGAACCTGCGCACGGGCGGGGAGAGCGCGGGGGCCGTGCTGCTGCCCCAGGGCGAGCAGGTGGTGCGGGTGATGAGCATCCACAAATCCAAAGGCCTGGAGTTCCCCGTGGCCATTGTGGCAGGGCTGGGGCGGCGAATGAACCGCAGGGATACCACCGCGCCGCTGTTGATGGACCGGGCTTTGGGCTTTGGACTGCGGGATTACGATGCGCAAAAGCGGCTGTTCGGCCCCACGGTGATCCGCAGGGCCATCGCCAGCCGTACCGGGCGCGAGGCGGTGCGCGAGGAAATGCGCGTGCTGTACGTAGCCATGACGCGCGCGCGGGAAAGGCTGCTTCTCTTTGGCTCTACCGGAGGGATGGAGGAGACGCTTTCGCGCTGGCGCAGCGCAGGGGATTATGCGGCCCAAGCCCGCCAGGCCAAAAGCCTGCTGGATATGGTTGGCCCGGTAGCCCTTTCTCCGGAGGGAGAGGCCGCCTTTGCGGTGACCTGCCACCGGGAAATGGAGGGTTTTGAGGTCCCCGCCGTGGCCCAAAGCCCGCTTTATGAAGAACCGGAGGCGGATGCGGCCGCAAAGCAGGTGCTGCGCCAGCTGTCCTGGCGCTATCCATACGCGCAGGCTACGGGCACACCCAGCAAGCTGACGGTCAGCCAGGTGCGCTTTAAGGAGGGGGCGGGCGAGGTACGCTTTGCGCCCCAGCCCCGCTTTATGGAAGGGGAGCGGCAGATCACCCCGCTGCAACGGGGTACGCTGACCCACCGCATGTGCCAGTTGATGGACTTAAAGCGCGCCCATAGCTTAAAGGACCTGGAAGCGCAGCTGCAGGACTTTGTGGCGCGCAGGTTCTTTTCCAAAGAGGAAGCGGGGGCGATCTCCCTGCCGTGGATTTGGCGGTTTTTGCAAAGCGATATCGGCCGCCGCATGGCTGCGGCCCAGGTTTTGCACCGGGAGATCCCATTTAGCTTATCGATCCCGGCGCGGGAATTGTTTGAAGAAACCGAACATGGAGAGGGGGTCGTGGTACAGGGGATCATCGACGCGTGTTTTTTGGAAAATGGAAGTTGGATTTTGCTCGACTATAAGACCGATTACCTGCCATTTGGCGAAATGGCAGCCTTTAAGCGGCGCTATGGCCCGCAGCTGGACGTGTATGCCCGGGCGCTTGGCACGCTGACGGGTAAGCCCGTATCCAAGGGGTACCTTTACCTGTTGCGCAGTGGGGACTGCATTGAAATGCCTTTGGGCACGTTTTTAGGGTAG
- a CDS encoding PD-(D/E)XK nuclease family protein, producing MELRLLCGREGSGKSRRILQEIGQVAAAGRPAYFVVPQQFTFQAERDLMEILGLKGLMGIEVLSFERLAHKVFGVTGGQDEVFLDETGRLMVLRTILTRRKDELKAFRAAAGQSGFAGRCGEMVREMHQYGMTPEVLRARASDCGEALLAAKLEDCALILEDFEGFLAGRYIDPEGRLAALCRQIPDCEFLKDAYVFIDGLDSFTPLIESVVEALMRVCARVTATLAVDHERPCRDEGLFAVDRYYESRLREAAMRVGCKVVTVEVRPEAGALRARKAPELIHLEKELYAFPRRGYAGADTGAVRLFSGTGPQAEAEDAAREILRLARDEGMRYREMAVVCCDLEAYAPLLKTALERVGVPCFIDRKRPARDDAAAETVLQALRAADGRYRTLELMRLAKGGYAGLTGEQAEVLENYALFAGLQGSAWLKPLHYGEERFDLSVLEVWRLKLVEPLEALHQGLRAARNVEQQCRALFQYLEQIGLRQALEEEAADAGQDAAFAAAHAQVWALILDVLDQAVTLMGPERQSPRELLKMLESAMDGADIGVIPTAQDQVLVGSLTRSRSPELKALFLLGLNDEGGQDRLREEGLLHRGEADLLAAQGTVVARTSALRFGQQRFALYQVTARPLRHLSCSYAMSDSAGRPRRPAFLIAGLQEALPGLKTQSDIHPLSPAQLLSAPGEALYQLLPKLGEEARGAGMGAEYRAAEEYLQSQEAWRGRLMRAQALAGRRAFPQMLSGKALGVMGRAPYRMSVTRLEQFAQCPFKHLVRFGLGARPREEARVDAPGTGLLLHEGIEQLSRAALMGGWDFDRLETDELEARSDALADTILPRYFAGKLGESGRGRYLSDRFKKTLRRSAGLLARQMRESGFELQHVELDFGGESQLPALKVPLPGGGEVWLFGRIDRIDVLHGPQGDSLRVIDYKSGQAAFSLRDVYFGLRIQLPTYLNAALNGLPGAHKRPAGMFYFALRDPQLSLEAEDSLERQTLAAGRLQGLALNDPELLRAADHALEGMGESAIYPVRLKKDGDASGSALVTAEQFESVLRRALRMAGTWAKGILEGDCRAYPVRSGAYTACMHCDYGAICGFDPRDARCRTRTLPDGTQAEALAAMEREWKEGK from the coding sequence ATGGAACTACGCTTGCTCTGCGGCCGGGAGGGCAGCGGCAAAAGTAGAAGAATATTACAGGAGATCGGGCAGGTAGCCGCAGCGGGGCGGCCTGCCTATTTTGTGGTTCCCCAGCAATTTACCTTTCAGGCCGAGCGGGACCTGATGGAGATCCTGGGCCTGAAGGGGCTGATGGGCATAGAGGTGCTCAGCTTTGAGCGGCTGGCCCACAAGGTTTTCGGCGTTACCGGCGGGCAGGACGAGGTGTTTTTGGATGAGACCGGACGGCTGATGGTGCTGCGGACCATCCTGACACGGAGAAAGGACGAATTGAAGGCCTTTCGCGCCGCCGCGGGGCAAAGCGGCTTTGCGGGCCGCTGCGGCGAGATGGTGCGGGAGATGCACCAATATGGCATGACCCCGGAGGTGCTGCGCGCCAGGGCTAGCGACTGTGGAGAGGCGCTGCTGGCGGCCAAGCTGGAGGACTGCGCGCTGATCCTGGAGGATTTTGAGGGTTTTCTTGCGGGGAGGTATATCGACCCGGAGGGAAGGCTGGCGGCCCTTTGCAGGCAGATACCGGACTGCGAATTTTTAAAAGACGCTTATGTGTTTATCGACGGGCTGGACTCGTTTACCCCGCTGATCGAGAGCGTGGTGGAGGCGCTGATGCGGGTATGCGCCAGGGTGACGGCCACGCTGGCGGTGGACCATGAACGCCCCTGCCGGGACGAGGGGCTTTTTGCCGTAGACCGGTATTACGAAAGCCGCCTGCGGGAGGCGGCCATGCGCGTAGGGTGCAAGGTGGTCACGGTGGAGGTACGGCCGGAGGCCGGGGCGCTGCGCGCGCGCAAGGCGCCCGAGCTGATCCACTTAGAAAAGGAGCTTTACGCCTTCCCGCGCCGCGGGTACGCGGGAGCGGATACCGGCGCTGTGCGCCTGTTTTCGGGCACGGGCCCGCAGGCGGAGGCGGAGGATGCCGCCCGGGAGATCCTGCGCCTGGCGCGGGATGAGGGGATGCGCTACCGGGAGATGGCGGTGGTGTGCTGCGACCTGGAGGCATACGCGCCCCTGCTTAAAACGGCGCTTGAGCGGGTGGGCGTGCCCTGCTTTATCGACCGCAAGCGCCCCGCCCGGGATGATGCCGCGGCCGAGACGGTGTTGCAGGCGCTGCGCGCGGCGGATGGGCGCTACCGCACTTTGGAGCTGATGCGCCTGGCCAAGGGGGGCTATGCAGGGCTAACGGGCGAGCAGGCCGAGGTGCTGGAGAATTACGCCCTTTTTGCCGGGTTGCAGGGCAGCGCCTGGTTAAAGCCTTTGCACTATGGGGAAGAGCGCTTTGACTTAAGCGTGCTGGAGGTCTGGCGCCTGAAGCTGGTCGAACCGCTGGAGGCCCTGCACCAGGGCCTGCGGGCGGCCCGAAATGTAGAGCAACAGTGCCGCGCGCTGTTCCAGTACCTCGAGCAGATCGGGCTACGACAGGCGCTGGAAGAGGAGGCGGCCGATGCGGGGCAGGACGCGGCCTTTGCCGCCGCCCACGCCCAGGTGTGGGCGCTGATCCTGGACGTGCTGGACCAGGCGGTGACCCTGATGGGCCCAGAGCGCCAGAGCCCGCGGGAGCTGCTTAAAATGCTGGAGAGCGCCATGGATGGCGCGGATATCGGCGTGATCCCCACCGCGCAGGATCAGGTGCTGGTGGGCAGCCTGACGCGCAGCCGCAGCCCGGAGCTGAAAGCCCTGTTCCTGCTGGGGCTAAACGATGAAGGCGGGCAGGACCGGCTGCGGGAAGAGGGGCTGCTGCACCGGGGAGAGGCCGACCTTTTGGCCGCACAGGGTACGGTGGTAGCGCGCACCAGCGCCCTGCGTTTTGGCCAGCAGCGCTTTGCCCTATACCAGGTAACGGCCCGGCCACTGCGCCATTTAAGCTGCAGCTACGCCATGAGCGACAGCGCCGGCCGCCCCCGCCGCCCGGCGTTTTTGATCGCCGGGCTGCAAGAAGCCCTGCCCGGACTCAAGACCCAGAGCGACATTCATCCGCTCTCGCCGGCACAGTTGCTTTCGGCCCCGGGGGAGGCGCTTTACCAGCTGCTGCCAAAGCTGGGCGAAGAAGCCCGGGGCGCCGGGATGGGAGCTGAATACCGCGCGGCAGAGGAATACCTGCAAAGCCAGGAGGCGTGGCGCGGCCGCCTGATGCGCGCGCAGGCGCTGGCCGGGCGGCGGGCCTTCCCCCAGATGTTGAGCGGTAAAGCCCTGGGGGTAATGGGGCGCGCGCCCTATAGGATGAGCGTGACCCGCTTGGAGCAATTTGCCCAGTGCCCCTTTAAGCACCTGGTGCGCTTTGGCCTGGGCGCCCGGCCCCGGGAGGAAGCCCGGGTAGACGCGCCTGGTACGGGCTTGCTGCTGCACGAGGGGATTGAGCAGCTCAGCCGTGCCGCGCTAATGGGCGGGTGGGATTTTGACCGCCTGGAGACAGATGAGCTGGAGGCGCGCAGCGATGCGCTGGCCGATACCATTTTGCCCCGCTACTTTGCCGGCAAGCTGGGGGAAAGCGGCCGGGGCCGGTACCTAAGCGACCGGTTTAAAAAAACGCTGCGCCGCAGCGCCGGCCTTCTGGCCCGGCAAATGCGGGAGAGCGGATTTGAGCTTCAACATGTGGAGTTGGATTTTGGCGGGGAGAGCCAGCTGCCCGCCCTGAAAGTGCCGCTGCCCGGCGGGGGCGAGGTGTGGCTCTTTGGCCGGATCGACCGGATCGACGTGCTGCATGGGCCGCAGGGGGACAGCCTGCGGGTGATCGATTACAAGAGCGGGCAGGCCGCCTTTAGCTTGCGGGATGTGTACTTTGGCCTGCGCATCCAGCTGCCCACCTACTTAAACGCGGCGCTGAACGGACTGCCGGGGGCGCACAAGCGCCCGGCGGGCATGTTTTACTTTGCCTTGCGGGATCCGCAGCTCAGCTTGGAGGCAGAGGACAGCCTGGAGCGCCAGACGCTGGCCGCAGGACGGCTGCAGGGGCTGGCGCTAAACGACCCGGAGCTGCTGCGCGCGGCGGATCATGCCCTGGAGGGGATGGGCGAATCCGCCATTTATCCGGTGCGGCTGAAAAAAGACGGGGATGCCAGCGGCAGCGCGCTGGTCACGGCCGAGCAGTTCGAATCTGTGCTCAGGCGCGCCCTGCGCATGGCGGGCACCTGGGCTAAAGGCATCCTGGAGGGGGATTGCCGGGCCTATCCGGTGCGCAGCGGGGCCTATACGGCCTGCATGCATTGCGATTACGGGGCCATCTGCGGGTTTGACCCACGGGATGCCCGCTGCCGTACCCGTACCCTGCCCGACGGTACCCAGGCCGAGGCCCTGGCGGCCATGGAGCGGGAATGGAAGGAGGGAAAATGA
- the pckA gene encoding phosphoenolpyruvate carboxykinase (ATP) yields MADINLTKYGITGTTEIVHNPSFDDLFKAETDPSLEGYEKGQVSELGAVNVMTGIYTGRSPKDKFIVMDENSKDTVWWTSDEYKNDNHPASKETWDVVKKIAQEELSNKKLYVVDAFCGTNADTRMAIRFIMEVAWQAHFVKNMFIQPTEEELKNFEPDFVVYNASKAKVENYKELGLNSETAVVFNITSREQVIINTWYGGEMKKGMFSMMNYYLPLKGVASMHCSANTDMNGENTAIFFGLSGTGKTTLSTDPKRLLIGDDEHGWDDNGIFNFEGGCYAKVINLDKESEPDIYKAIKRNALLENVTLDENGKIDFDDKSVTENTRVSYPIDHIDNIVRPVSAAPAAKEVIFLSADAFGVLPPVSILDPEQTQYYFLSGFTAKLAGTERGITEPTPTFSACFGQAFLELHPTKYAEELVKRMKKSGAKAYLVNTGWNGTGKRISIRDTRGIIDAILSGDILNAPTKKIPYFNFEVPTELPGVDPKILDPRDTYANVSEWEEKAKDLAGRFIKNFAKYEGNEAGKALVSAGPQK; encoded by the coding sequence ATGGCAGACATCAATTTGACCAAGTATGGCATCACCGGAACGACGGAGATCGTGCACAATCCTTCTTTTGACGATTTATTTAAGGCGGAGACCGATCCGAGCCTGGAAGGTTACGAAAAGGGCCAGGTCAGCGAGCTGGGCGCCGTGAATGTTATGACCGGCATCTACACCGGCCGTTCTCCCAAGGATAAGTTCATCGTGATGGACGAGAATTCCAAAGACACCGTGTGGTGGACTTCCGACGAGTATAAGAACGACAACCACCCCGCCTCCAAGGAGACCTGGGATGTGGTGAAGAAGATCGCCCAGGAAGAGCTCTCGAACAAAAAGCTTTACGTTGTGGATGCCTTCTGCGGCACCAATGCCGATACGCGCATGGCTATCCGCTTCATCATGGAAGTGGCCTGGCAGGCCCACTTTGTAAAGAACATGTTCATCCAGCCCACCGAGGAAGAGCTCAAGAACTTTGAGCCGGATTTCGTCGTTTACAACGCCTCCAAGGCCAAGGTTGAGAATTATAAAGAGCTGGGCCTGAACTCGGAGACCGCCGTGGTCTTCAACATCACCAGCCGCGAGCAGGTCATCATCAACACCTGGTACGGCGGCGAGATGAAAAAGGGCATGTTCTCCATGATGAACTACTACCTGCCGCTCAAGGGCGTGGCTTCCATGCACTGCTCTGCCAATACGGATATGAACGGCGAGAACACGGCCATCTTCTTCGGCCTGTCCGGCACCGGCAAGACCACGCTGTCCACCGATCCTAAGCGTCTTTTGATCGGCGATGACGAGCACGGTTGGGACGATAACGGCATCTTTAACTTTGAGGGTGGCTGCTATGCCAAGGTCATCAACCTGGATAAAGAGTCCGAGCCCGACATCTACAAGGCCATCAAGCGCAACGCGCTGCTGGAAAACGTAACGCTGGATGAGAACGGCAAGATCGACTTTGACGATAAGTCCGTAACGGAGAATACCCGCGTTTCTTATCCGATCGATCATATCGATAACATCGTGCGCCCGGTCTCCGCTGCGCCCGCGGCCAAAGAGGTCATCTTCCTCTCGGCGGACGCTTTCGGCGTGCTGCCTCCGGTTTCCATCCTGGATCCCGAGCAGACCCAGTACTACTTCCTGTCCGGCTTTACGGCCAAGCTGGCCGGTACCGAGCGCGGCATTACCGAGCCCACGCCCACCTTCTCGGCTTGCTTTGGTCAGGCCTTCCTGGAGCTGCATCCCACCAAGTACGCTGAGGAGCTGGTCAAGCGTATGAAGAAGAGCGGCGCCAAGGCCTACCTGGTCAACACCGGTTGGAACGGCACCGGCAAGCGTATCTCCATCCGCGATACCCGCGGCATCATCGATGCGATCCTGAGCGGCGACATCCTCAATGCGCCCACCAAGAAGATCCCCTACTTCAACTTTGAAGTACCCACGGAGCTTCCGGGCGTGGATCCCAAGATCCTGGATCCCCGCGATACGTACGCCAACGTTTCCGAGTGGGAAGAAAAGGCCAAAGATCTGGCTGGCCGGTTCATCAAGAACTTTGCCAAGTACGAGGGCAACGAGGCCGGCAAGGCGCTGGTTTCCGCTGGCCCCCAGAAATAA
- a CDS encoding helix-turn-helix domain-containing protein — protein sequence MFKLKAPDGTNNLIGRNLRRLRLAHNPPYSQRRLALRLQVMGYDVDNHFIRRIENGQRFVTDIELVLLARALDTTIAALLDGFDTDPSPGGITRI from the coding sequence ATGTTCAAGTTAAAGGCGCCGGATGGCACAAACAATTTGATCGGGCGAAATCTGCGGCGGCTGCGTCTGGCGCATAACCCTCCCTATTCTCAGCGCAGGCTAGCCCTGCGCCTGCAGGTGATGGGCTATGACGTGGACAATCACTTTATCCGCCGCATTGAAAACGGCCAACGGTTTGTGACGGATATCGAACTGGTTCTCCTGGCGCGGGCGCTGGATACCACGATAGCCGCGCTGCTGGATGGGTTTGATACCGACCCTTCTCCCGGCGGTATTACCCGAATATAG
- a CDS encoding DegV family protein, which translates to MNLIPNKIKIMVDSTAMLSRQEMADTGIGVIELPLLIGATTYYERPRGENDALLAALATPQAQQATTSQPAVGQVAERFQTALRQGYEVICILLGAQVSGTYSCCQLAARMVDSGRISVVDSGVGASALRFLALEAQKMVEEGHAREQIVSSLEARKGASAVLIAPKSLDHLRRSGRIGGIAAMLGSALNIRPVVRLQGALQTLGKARGEKRAMEMMLSALPAGARFIRVLHVGDPEGAARLQALVLSRVEGAQCGVEEASPVYAVHFGPGALGIAYAAAQA; encoded by the coding sequence ATGAATTTAATACCCAATAAAATCAAGATCATGGTGGATTCAACCGCCATGCTCAGCCGCCAGGAGATGGCGGACACCGGCATCGGCGTGATCGAGCTGCCGCTTTTGATCGGCGCTACAACGTATTATGAGCGTCCACGCGGGGAAAATGACGCATTGCTAGCGGCGCTGGCCACACCGCAGGCCCAGCAAGCCACCACCTCCCAGCCGGCGGTGGGGCAGGTGGCTGAACGCTTCCAAACGGCGCTGCGCCAGGGCTATGAGGTGATCTGCATTCTGCTTGGCGCTCAGGTGAGCGGCACCTATTCGTGCTGCCAGCTGGCTGCGCGCATGGTGGACAGCGGGCGCATCTCGGTGGTGGATTCAGGCGTGGGCGCCAGCGCCCTGCGCTTTTTGGCCTTAGAGGCGCAAAAAATGGTAGAGGAAGGGCACGCGCGCGAACAGATCGTCTCCAGCCTTGAGGCGCGCAAAGGCGCATCGGCGGTGCTGATCGCCCCCAAATCCCTGGATCACCTGCGCCGCAGCGGGCGCATCGGCGGAATTGCAGCCATGCTGGGCTCGGCGTTGAACATCCGCCCGGTGGTGCGCCTGCAGGGTGCGCTGCAAACGCTGGGCAAGGCCCGGGGCGAAAAAAGGGCCATGGAGATGATGCTTTCCGCGCTGCCCGCAGGGGCGCGCTTTATCCGCGTGCTGCATGTGGGCGACCCCGAGGGCGCCGCGCGCCTGCAGGCGTTGGTGCTCTCGCGCGTGGAAGGGGCGCAGTGCGGCGTTGAAGAAGCCAGCCCGGTCTACGCTGTGCACTTCGGGCCGGGGGCGCTGGGCATCGCCTACGCGGCAGCACAGGCGTAA
- a CDS encoding helix-turn-helix domain-containing protein, which produces MTYSEIIIKRITALCKERQIAFNKLATMCGLNQSTIDNIVRGITKDPRITTLHHIALGLNMTLAEFLDFKDLNEYSFDDDNLQDV; this is translated from the coding sequence TTGACCTACTCTGAAATCATCATCAAACGGATCACCGCACTATGCAAGGAGCGCCAGATCGCCTTTAATAAGTTGGCTACCATGTGCGGTCTCAACCAATCCACCATCGACAACATTGTGCGCGGCATTACCAAAGACCCACGCATCACCACCCTGCACCACATTGCTCTGGGCCTGAATATGACCCTGGCGGAATTTTTGGATTTTAAGGATCTGAACGAGTACTCGTTTGACGACGACAACCTGCAGGATGTTTAA
- a CDS encoding helix-turn-helix domain-containing protein — translation MLKLNILSLLEKKGHTKYWLYKQMGMSYQNFNKMVNGQTKSIRYENIETLCLLLECTPNDLFTLTTEE, via the coding sequence ATGCTGAAACTGAATATCCTCTCTCTGCTGGAGAAGAAGGGGCATACCAAGTACTGGCTCTATAAACAGATGGGTATGAGCTACCAGAATTTCAACAAAATGGTCAACGGCCAGACCAAATCCATCCGGTACGAAAATATCGAGACGCTTTGCCTGCTGCTGGAATGCACGCCCAACGATCTATTTACCCTGACCACTGAGGAATAA